Within Eggerthella timonensis, the genomic segment CTGTTCGTGCTCATCTTCGGCGGCGTCCTGCTGGTCGCCCAGGTGCTGGTGTACGGAGCCGCGTAAGCGAGGAGGGCGCGTTCGCAGGCTGCGCCCGCAGGAGGGCTTTCGGGTTGTGGTCGGCGGCCGGGTCACGTATACTGGTGGCCGCTCGGGATGACCCGAGCCTTGCAGGTGCGTCGAGCCCCTCGCGGGAGCTCCGCCGCAAGCCCGTCTGCCGGGACAACCCGGGAAACCATCGAGCATGCGCTTCATCCGACGGCCCGCCGCGCGCGGAGCCGCGGCCGGGGCGCATGCTCGCGCACGTATGGAGCGAAGCGAATCATGCACGGAACCGAAGAGACGACGGAAGGCGCCCTCGCGCCCGGCAACGACCAGAAGATCGATCGCCTCGGCACCGAGAGCACGTTCAAGCTGCTGCTGGAATTCTCCATCCCGGCGGTGGCGGGCGTGCTCGTGCAGATGCTGTACAACGTCATCGACGCGGTGTACGTGGGGCACGCCGTGGGAGCCGACGGCCTGGCGGCCACGACGGTGGCGAACCCCATGATGACGGCGATGGTGGCCGTTGCCATGCTCGTGGGCGTGGGCGGCAACGCGCTGGCGGCCATCAAGCTGGGGGAGCGCAAGAAGGACGTGGCGGAGCGCGTGGTGGGGAACAGCTTCGTCTTGCTGCTCATCGCCACCGCAGTGCTGTGGGCCGTCGCGCTCTTCGCGCTCGAGCCCATCCTGCGCTATTCGGGCGCCGACGACGCCGTCCTGCCGCTCGCGCTCGATTTCATGACGATGATCGTCGCGGGCTGCCCGCTGCAGTTCATCGCGTTCGGCATGAACAACTTCATCCGCACGGCCGGCCATCCCAACCGCGCGCTGGGCTCCATGCTCGTCGGCACGGGCGCGAACGTGGTGCTGGGCTACCTGTTCATCATCGTGCTCGACGGCGGCATGCGCGGCGCGGGCCTGGCCACCGTGTGCTCGTGGGCGCTGTCGGCCCTGTTCGTTATGCAGTTCTTCCTCAAGAAGGACTCGCCGATGCCCCTGCGCCGCGCCTCGCTCGCCATCGACGGGCGCATCGCGCTGCGCGTCTGCGCGCTCGGCATCGCGCCCTGCGTCATGGAGCTGGGCTTCGCCGTGTCGTCGATGATCGAGAACAACCTGCTCGTGCTGTACGGCTCCGCCGACGCGCTCGGCGTGGACGGCGCGCTGGCGGTGATGCGCGTGCTGTCGGCCGTGGGCCTGTTCACGTTCATGCCGGCCATGGGCATCTCGATGGGCGCCCAGCCCATCATCGGCTACAACTACGGCGCCCGCGCCTACGGCCGCATGAAGCGCGTGCTCGGGCAGGCCATCGCGCTCGGCATCGCCATCACGACGCCCTTGTGGGCCACGGTCATCCTCGCGCCCGATATGTACGCGCACCTCTTCGGCCTGCCCGAGCAGTACATGGGCGAGACGGCTTGGGCGCTCGTGCTGTACCTCATGTTCATACCCATCCTGCCCATCCAGACCATCGGCTCGAACTACTTCGACGCCACGGGCCAGGCGGCGAAGGCCACCGTGCTCACGCTCACGCGCCAGATCCTGTTCCTCATCCCGCTGCTCGTGTTCTGCCCGGTCGT encodes:
- a CDS encoding MATE family efflux transporter, with the protein product MHGTEETTEGALAPGNDQKIDRLGTESTFKLLLEFSIPAVAGVLVQMLYNVIDAVYVGHAVGADGLAATTVANPMMTAMVAVAMLVGVGGNALAAIKLGERKKDVAERVVGNSFVLLLIATAVLWAVALFALEPILRYSGADDAVLPLALDFMTMIVAGCPLQFIAFGMNNFIRTAGHPNRALGSMLVGTGANVVLGYLFIIVLDGGMRGAGLATVCSWALSALFVMQFFLKKDSPMPLRRASLAIDGRIALRVCALGIAPCVMELGFAVSSMIENNLLVLYGSADALGVDGALAVMRVLSAVGLFTFMPAMGISMGAQPIIGYNYGARAYGRMKRVLGQAIALGIAITTPLWATVILAPDMYAHLFGLPEQYMGETAWALVLYLMFIPILPIQTIGSNYFDATGQAAKATVLTLTRQILFLIPLLVFCPVVLPQILPITALESVWLAPSISDITSTLIVGGFLAVEWRRLRAVEAGRKPESPRRL